The following are encoded in a window of Chitinophagaceae bacterium genomic DNA:
- a CDS encoding PLP-dependent aminotransferase family protein, protein MKTTFNSDDHLYIQVADGLEKMISEEVLKIGDKLPSVRLLSDKYGISMGTAFQAYYHLEGRGLIESRPKSGYYVRFNHNRFPDLPNLVTPDAVSHDVSVKEMIASIYTDIAATGITNFALAVPDASLLPGAKLNKSVMYALRNTKDHCMDYEHTQGNVELRKQITKLAFNWGGNVKPDEVIVTSGCLEAISLCLKAVTSPGDTVAIESPTYFGIYQAIESLGLKVVEISTDPINGVDLDHLQKAIKKFPIKACVFIPNFNNPLGSCMPDENKKKLVELITKHNIPLIEDDIYGELYFGKTRPKNCKYYDTKGLVMYCSSLSKSLSPGYRIGWVIPGKFFEQVKQLKRIQNISGPTLTQAAIAHYLKNGRYEFHLKNLRRALHIQSLRYVQAIIKYFPPATKVSRPHGGFILWLELNKKVNAFKLRTEAMKHHISIVPGKIFSSGNNYGHCIRICFGKPWNDDMDYGLMMLGKLIKKMI, encoded by the coding sequence ATGAAAACAACCTTCAATTCAGATGACCATTTGTACATACAGGTGGCCGATGGCCTGGAAAAAATGATCTCCGAAGAAGTACTAAAGATCGGCGACAAACTCCCTTCGGTGCGGCTGCTGAGCGATAAGTACGGGATCAGCATGGGCACGGCATTCCAGGCCTATTACCACCTGGAAGGAAGGGGATTGATCGAGTCGAGACCCAAGTCGGGTTACTATGTACGGTTCAACCATAACCGGTTCCCGGATCTGCCCAACCTGGTAACACCCGATGCCGTATCGCATGATGTGAGTGTGAAGGAAATGATCGCCTCTATCTATACCGATATTGCAGCTACCGGCATCACCAATTTTGCACTGGCGGTTCCCGATGCTTCTTTGTTGCCCGGCGCCAAACTGAATAAGTCGGTGATGTATGCCTTGCGCAACACAAAGGACCACTGCATGGATTATGAACATACCCAGGGCAATGTGGAGCTGCGCAAACAGATCACCAAACTTGCCTTTAACTGGGGAGGCAATGTAAAACCCGACGAGGTAATTGTCACTTCAGGTTGTTTAGAAGCGATCAGTTTATGTTTAAAAGCAGTAACATCCCCCGGTGATACTGTTGCCATCGAAAGTCCAACGTACTTTGGTATTTACCAGGCCATTGAAAGCCTGGGATTAAAAGTGGTGGAGATATCAACCGATCCCATCAACGGGGTTGACCTGGATCATCTTCAGAAAGCAATTAAGAAATTCCCGATCAAAGCCTGCGTATTCATTCCCAACTTCAATAACCCGCTGGGCAGTTGCATGCCGGATGAGAACAAGAAGAAACTGGTGGAACTCATCACCAAACACAATATCCCGCTGATCGAAGATGATATTTATGGGGAACTGTATTTCGGAAAGACAAGGCCGAAGAACTGCAAGTATTACGATACAAAAGGTTTGGTGATGTATTGTTCCTCCCTTTCCAAATCACTCAGCCCGGGCTACCGCATTGGCTGGGTGATACCCGGTAAATTCTTTGAACAGGTAAAACAACTGAAGCGGATACAGAACATCAGCGGCCCTACCCTTACCCAGGCTGCCATTGCACATTATTTAAAGAACGGCCGTTACGAATTTCATTTAAAGAACCTCCGCCGGGCCCTGCACATACAAAGCCTGCGGTATGTACAGGCCATCATCAAATATTTTCCACCCGCTACAAAGGTTTCGAGGCCGCATGGGGGATTCATCCTATGGCTGGAGCTGAATAAGAAAGTGAATGCATTTAAGTTGCGGACCGAAGCCATGAAGCATCATATCTCCATTGTACCGGGTAAGATATTCTCTTCGGGCAACAACTATGGCCACTGCATCCGCATCTGTTTTGGAAAACCCTGGAACGATGATATGGATTATGGGCTGATGATGCTGGGAAAGCTCATCAAAAAAATGATCTGA
- a CDS encoding MFS transporter, producing MNMEKTGKYRWTICALLFFATTVNYLDRQVLSLLAPDLSKEFDWSNTDYANITSVFQFAYAISMLFAGRFIDKLGTKKGFTWAIIIWSLAAVMHAYAIEIGSVFSGLFASIGLVIPVSILGFMISRAVLAFGEAGNFPAAIKATAEYFPKKERSFATGIFNSGANVGAILAPLTVPWIAVNWGWQTAFILIGAIGFIWVIFWWIFYDKPEKQKRLSKAEFDYIHSDADEAVAVTEQKEKVNWFKLLGYKQTWAFVFGKFMTDGVWWFFLFWLPKYLEAQYGMVKTEIMLPLAVLYSMTMFGSIGGGWFPTYFIRKGYTAYDGRMKAMLLIALFPLVVLAAQPLGYISFWIPVILIGIGASAHQAWSANIFTTVSDMFPKKAVGSVVGIGGMAGGLGGVLISKSGGALFDHYKALGHIQTGYTIMFAVCAVAYLIAWVVMKSLVPKYKPITDL from the coding sequence ATGAATATGGAAAAAACCGGGAAATACCGCTGGACGATCTGCGCCCTTTTATTTTTTGCAACCACGGTCAACTACCTCGACCGGCAGGTATTGAGTTTACTGGCGCCCGATCTTTCAAAAGAATTTGACTGGAGTAATACCGACTATGCCAATATCACATCCGTATTCCAGTTTGCCTATGCCATATCCATGTTGTTTGCCGGGCGGTTCATTGATAAGCTTGGAACAAAAAAAGGCTTTACCTGGGCCATCATCATCTGGTCGCTGGCGGCGGTGATGCATGCGTATGCCATTGAGATCGGCAGCGTTTTCTCTGGCCTGTTTGCATCCATCGGCCTGGTGATACCAGTATCCATTTTAGGTTTCATGATCTCCCGGGCAGTACTGGCATTTGGCGAAGCGGGCAACTTTCCGGCTGCCATCAAAGCAACAGCCGAGTATTTTCCAAAAAAGGAAAGGTCATTTGCCACGGGGATCTTTAACTCCGGCGCCAATGTTGGTGCCATACTTGCGCCGCTTACTGTTCCCTGGATAGCAGTGAACTGGGGATGGCAGACAGCCTTCATATTGATCGGCGCGATCGGTTTTATATGGGTGATCTTCTGGTGGATATTTTATGATAAGCCTGAAAAACAAAAGCGGTTATCCAAAGCGGAATTCGACTACATTCATTCAGATGCAGATGAGGCCGTTGCCGTTACCGAACAAAAGGAAAAAGTGAACTGGTTCAAACTGCTGGGGTATAAACAAACCTGGGCCTTTGTGTTTGGTAAGTTCATGACGGATGGCGTTTGGTGGTTCTTTTTATTCTGGTTGCCTAAATACCTGGAAGCACAATATGGAATGGTGAAAACAGAGATCATGCTGCCCCTGGCTGTACTGTATAGTATGACCATGTTCGGCAGTATTGGCGGGGGATGGTTCCCTACTTATTTTATACGCAAAGGATATACGGCTTATGATGGCCGCATGAAAGCCATGCTGCTCATTGCACTATTCCCATTGGTCGTATTGGCCGCACAACCCCTTGGATACATCAGTTTCTGGATCCCTGTAATACTCATCGGTATCGGGGCATCGGCACACCAGGCATGGAGTGCGAATATCTTTACCACTGTATCCGATATGTTTCCCAAAAAAGCCGTGGGTTCTGTGGTGGGCATTGGTGGCATGGCAGGCGGACTGGGCGGCGTACTCATCTCAAAATCCGGCGGAGCCTTGTTCGATCATTACAAAGCACTGGGACATATCCAGACAGGGTACACTATTATGTTTGCGGTTTGCGCCGTGGCTTATTTGATTGCCTGGGTGGTGATGAAAAGCCTGGTGCCTAAATACAAACCCATTACGGACCTGTAA
- a CDS encoding bifunctional 4-hydroxy-2-oxoglutarate aldolase/2-dehydro-3-deoxy-phosphogluconate aldolase yields the protein MSKTQQITDAIIKQGILPLYFNADETVSIETLRALHSAGILAVEYTNRGDAALNNFKKMVTVRNAEMPGMLLGVGTIKNMEHATGYVNAGADFLVSPGFVKEVADYAVANDIFYAPGCMTPSEIIAAENAGLKFIKLFPGNMLGPSFLSGIKDIFPKLLFMPTGGVDTTRENIAGWFKAGVCAVGMGSKLVSKEVMANKQYDLLIEETKKVMAIISDCRK from the coding sequence ATGAGCAAAACACAGCAAATAACAGATGCGATCATAAAGCAGGGAATTCTTCCTTTATATTTCAATGCCGACGAAACGGTGAGTATTGAAACACTCAGGGCCCTGCACAGCGCAGGCATCCTGGCAGTGGAGTATACCAACCGCGGCGATGCAGCGCTGAACAATTTCAAAAAAATGGTTACGGTACGGAATGCTGAAATGCCGGGCATGTTACTCGGTGTTGGCACCATCAAGAATATGGAGCATGCAACCGGTTATGTAAATGCGGGTGCAGACTTCCTGGTTAGTCCGGGGTTTGTAAAGGAAGTGGCAGACTATGCTGTAGCGAATGATATTTTCTATGCACCCGGCTGTATGACCCCCTCAGAAATTATAGCTGCTGAAAATGCCGGGTTGAAGTTCATTAAACTCTTCCCGGGCAATATGCTGGGCCCGTCTTTTTTAAGCGGGATAAAAGATATCTTTCCAAAACTGCTGTTTATGCCCACAGGCGGCGTGGATACCACCAGGGAAAATATAGCCGGTTGGTTCAAGGCGGGTGTTTGTGCGGTAGGGATGGGCAGCAAATTAGTAAGTAAGGAAGTAATGGCCAATAAACAATATGATCTTCTCATAGAAGAAACAAAGAAGGTGATGGCCATCATCAGCGATTGCAGGAAATAA
- a CDS encoding YhcH/YjgK/YiaL family protein, which produces MIIDTIQNASKYYSTHPLFAKAFEYIRSADLDSIEMGKYEIDGDDLKAIFSAKVGMTAEASVAKFECHNNHIDIQLCIHGVEQIGWKPREKCSRENGGYNPEKDVQLYTESPDMYFQLTDGQFAIFFPEDVHAPMIGDAEIKKLVIKVKI; this is translated from the coding sequence ATGATCATAGACACTATACAGAACGCATCTAAATATTACAGCACCCATCCATTATTCGCTAAGGCATTTGAATATATCCGGTCTGCTGACCTGGATAGTATTGAGATGGGTAAATACGAAATTGATGGCGATGACCTGAAAGCAATTTTCTCTGCTAAGGTGGGAATGACAGCTGAAGCGTCTGTGGCAAAATTCGAATGTCATAATAATCACATCGACATACAGCTTTGCATCCATGGCGTTGAACAGATCGGCTGGAAGCCCCGCGAAAAATGCAGCAGGGAGAATGGAGGATATAACCCCGAAAAGGATGTACAGTTATATACCGAAAGTCCCGACATGTATTTTCAATTAACAGATGGACAATTCGCCATTTTCTTTCCCGAAGATGTGCATGCACCGATGATCGGTGATGCAGAAATAAAAAAACTGGTGATCAAAGTAAAGATTTAA
- a CDS encoding sugar kinase, with translation MSKKVVTLGEIMLRLSTPDFKRFVQADTFDITYGGGEANVAAALCNYGLHGTFVTKVPNNPIGQSAINHLRRYGVDTQFIARGGDRLGIYFLETGASMRASQVVYDRAGASIADVDIAEFDFDKILEGAAWFHTTGITPALSDKAAALTEAALKAAKAKGITTSIDLNYRKKLWSKEKAREVMSRLCQYVDVCIGNEEDADTTLGFKAKDTDVTKGELNLDGFKDVFKQMKDKFGFKYIASSLRESHSASDNGWSALVYDGKEFYHTKKYEVRIVDRVGSGDSFASGFIYGLVTGMPMPEAAEFGVAASALKHTIPGDLNHATLSDVKDLVKGDGSGRVQR, from the coding sequence ATGAGCAAGAAAGTTGTAACCCTCGGGGAGATCATGTTGCGTTTGTCAACGCCCGATTTTAAACGTTTTGTACAGGCCGATACATTTGATATAACCTACGGTGGCGGAGAGGCCAATGTAGCCGCTGCTTTATGTAACTATGGGCTCCATGGAACTTTTGTAACAAAGGTCCCGAATAATCCCATTGGGCAGTCAGCCATCAATCATTTGAGGCGGTACGGCGTGGATACCCAATTCATTGCCCGGGGCGGTGACAGGCTCGGCATCTATTTCTTAGAAACAGGTGCATCCATGCGTGCCTCGCAGGTGGTGTATGACCGGGCGGGCGCTTCCATTGCAGATGTGGATATTGCTGAATTTGATTTTGACAAAATTCTGGAAGGCGCTGCCTGGTTTCATACCACGGGTATTACACCTGCATTGAGTGATAAAGCCGCTGCATTGACCGAAGCGGCGCTGAAAGCGGCTAAAGCAAAAGGCATCACTACCAGCATTGATCTCAACTACCGGAAAAAACTCTGGAGTAAGGAAAAGGCAAGAGAAGTGATGAGCAGGCTCTGCCAGTATGTGGATGTTTGTATCGGCAACGAAGAAGATGCGGATACAACCCTTGGCTTTAAAGCAAAAGATACGGATGTAACCAAGGGGGAATTGAACCTGGATGGTTTCAAAGACGTTTTTAAACAAATGAAAGACAAATTCGGATTTAAATACATCGCTTCTTCGCTGCGTGAAAGCCACAGCGCAAGTGACAATGGCTGGAGTGCACTGGTATATGACGGGAAGGAATTCTATCATACCAAAAAATATGAAGTGAGGATCGTTGACCGGGTGGGAAGCGGTGATTCCTTTGCAAGCGGCTTTATTTACGGCCTTGTAACCGGCATGCCCATGCCCGAGGCTGCTGAATTTGGCGTGGCGGCAAGTGCTTTAAAACATACCATTCCCGGTGATTTAAATCACGCTACATTAAGTGATGTAAAAGACCTGGTGAAAGGGGATGGCAGTGGAAGGGTTCAACGTTAA
- the uxaC gene encoding glucuronate isomerase: MKKFLDENFLLQNKTAQQLYNDFARLQPIIDYHNHLPPDQIANDVSFENLTKIWLYGDHYKWRAMRTNGINEKYCTGNATDYEKFEKWAATVPYTMRNPLYHWTHLELQRYFGIDTILNAGSAKAIYDEASAKLQTAGYSVRNLLRKMNVKVLCTTDDPTDSLEHHQKIKADAFEIKILPAYRPDKAMNVDDVAVFNAYVDKVQQVSGVSVSSYADYLDALKKRHDFFAANGCSVSDHGLEQVYAEDYTDAEIKNIFDKLRGGKEITYSENLRFRSAMLVEFAKWDHEKGWVQQYHLGALRNNNARMLKQLGADTGWDSIGDFSQAKALSKFLNKLDETDQLAKTILYNLNPADNELMATMIGNFNDGSVAGKIQFGSAWWFLDQKDGMIKQINALSNMGLLSKFVGMLTDSRSFMSYPRHEYFRRILCNLFGEEMESGELPDDIAQVGKIIEDICYHNANNYFKF, encoded by the coding sequence ATGAAAAAATTCTTAGACGAAAATTTCCTGCTTCAGAATAAAACGGCTCAGCAATTATATAATGATTTTGCCAGGCTGCAGCCCATCATTGATTATCACAATCATTTGCCTCCTGACCAGATCGCCAATGACGTCAGTTTTGAGAACCTGACAAAAATATGGCTGTACGGGGATCATTATAAGTGGCGGGCCATGCGTACCAACGGGATCAATGAAAAGTATTGTACAGGTAATGCAACGGATTACGAGAAGTTTGAAAAATGGGCGGCTACCGTTCCCTATACGATGCGCAACCCCCTTTATCACTGGACACACCTGGAGCTGCAGCGCTATTTTGGAATAGATACGATATTGAATGCCGGCAGTGCCAAAGCCATTTACGATGAAGCATCGGCTAAATTACAAACAGCCGGATATTCGGTCCGTAACCTGCTGCGTAAAATGAATGTGAAAGTGCTCTGTACAACCGACGACCCGACCGATTCATTGGAGCATCATCAAAAGATAAAGGCTGATGCATTTGAGATAAAGATATTGCCGGCCTATCGCCCCGATAAAGCCATGAACGTGGATGATGTTGCAGTGTTCAATGCATATGTAGATAAAGTACAGCAGGTATCCGGTGTTTCTGTTTCTTCTTATGCTGATTACCTGGATGCTTTAAAGAAACGTCATGACTTTTTTGCTGCCAATGGCTGTTCTGTTTCCGATCACGGGCTGGAACAGGTATATGCAGAGGATTATACCGATGCAGAAATAAAGAACATCTTTGATAAACTAAGGGGCGGTAAAGAAATAACGTATTCTGAGAACCTCAGATTCAGATCAGCGATGCTGGTTGAATTTGCTAAATGGGACCATGAGAAGGGATGGGTGCAACAATATCATTTGGGTGCATTGCGAAACAACAATGCCCGTATGCTGAAACAACTGGGCGCTGATACGGGATGGGATTCCATCGGGGATTTCAGCCAGGCAAAGGCGCTGTCAAAATTTTTAAACAAACTGGATGAGACCGACCAGCTGGCCAAGACGATCCTGTATAACCTGAACCCGGCCGATAATGAATTAATGGCTACCATGATCGGTAACTTTAATGATGGTTCGGTGGCCGGCAAGATACAGTTTGGTTCTGCCTGGTGGTTCCTCGACCAGAAGGACGGGATGATCAAACAGATCAATGCCTTATCCAACATGGGGCTGCTGAGTAAATTTGTTGGCATGCTTACCGACAGCCGGAGTTTTATGAGTTATCCACGCCACGAATATTTCAGGCGCATACTTTGCAACCTGTTTGGAGAAGAAATGGAGAGTGGTGAATTGCCGGATGATATTGCACAGGTGGGAAAAATAATTGAAGACATCTGTTATCACAATGCGAATAACTACTTTAAATTTTAA